A genomic window from Thermococcus nautili includes:
- a CDS encoding replication factor C large subunit — MVEVPWVEKYRPRKLSEIVNQEKAIEQVRAWVEAWLHGNPPKKKALILAGPPGVGKTTTVYALANEYGFEVIELNASDERTYEKIERYVQAAYTMDILGKRRKLIFLDEADNIEPSGAREIAKLIDRAKNPIIMSANHYWEVPREIRNKAQIVEYKRLTQRDIIKALVRILKREGKTVPKEILYEIARRANGDLRAAINDLQTVVTGGVEDAKDVLAYRDVEKSVFQALAQVFATDNAKRAKMATLGVDMFPDELLLWIDENVPYVYYKPEDIARAYEALSRADIYLGRAKRTGNYSLWKYATDMMTAGVAVAGVKKKGFVRIYPPKTIKLLTESKTERTLRDSIVKKVMKEMHMAKLEALETLHYLRVIFEKDPDLAAHFTVFLDLSEKEVEFLAGDSEKAKTIWGKAMNIEKKLKERGRLETSVREGLRKAKEKEEAEETEEFEETEEPEEKPEKEEELTEEELDAAEREIEPVGKKEKKPEKKKGKQATLFDFLRK, encoded by the coding sequence ATGGTGGAAGTTCCCTGGGTTGAGAAATACCGGCCGAGGAAGCTGAGCGAGATAGTGAACCAGGAGAAAGCAATAGAGCAGGTGAGGGCCTGGGTCGAGGCCTGGCTCCACGGCAACCCTCCGAAGAAGAAGGCATTAATCCTCGCCGGCCCTCCAGGCGTCGGCAAGACGACGACCGTCTACGCCCTGGCCAACGAGTACGGCTTCGAGGTCATCGAGCTGAACGCGAGCGACGAGAGAACCTACGAGAAGATAGAGCGCTACGTTCAGGCCGCTTATACGATGGACATCCTTGGAAAGAGGCGGAAGCTAATCTTCCTTGACGAGGCGGACAACATAGAGCCGAGCGGTGCCCGCGAGATAGCGAAGCTCATCGATAGGGCCAAGAACCCGATAATCATGAGCGCCAACCACTACTGGGAGGTTCCCAGGGAGATTAGGAACAAAGCCCAGATAGTTGAGTACAAGCGGCTAACGCAGAGGGACATCATAAAGGCCCTCGTGAGGATTCTAAAGCGTGAAGGAAAGACAGTTCCAAAGGAGATACTCTACGAGATAGCCAGGCGCGCGAACGGCGATTTGAGAGCGGCGATAAACGACCTCCAGACGGTGGTTACGGGTGGTGTCGAGGACGCGAAGGATGTTTTAGCTTACCGCGACGTCGAGAAGAGCGTCTTTCAGGCTTTAGCTCAGGTCTTCGCGACCGACAACGCCAAAAGGGCAAAGATGGCGACGCTCGGCGTGGACATGTTCCCGGACGAGCTCCTACTCTGGATTGACGAGAACGTGCCCTACGTCTATTACAAGCCCGAAGATATAGCGAGAGCTTACGAGGCCCTCAGCAGGGCCGACATATATCTCGGCAGGGCGAAGAGGACGGGCAACTACTCGCTCTGGAAGTACGCAACGGACATGATGACCGCTGGAGTGGCGGTTGCGGGAGTCAAGAAGAAGGGCTTCGTGAGGATTTACCCGCCGAAGACGATTAAGCTCCTCACCGAGAGCAAGACCGAGAGAACGCTAAGGGACTCGATAGTCAAGAAGGTCATGAAGGAGATGCACATGGCCAAGCTCGAGGCCCTGGAGACCCTCCACTACCTCCGCGTCATCTTCGAGAAGGACCCGGATTTAGCGGCACACTTCACGGTCTTCCTCGACCTTAGCGAGAAGGAGGTTGAATTCCTCGCTGGAGATTCGGAGAAGGCCAAAACGATATGGGGCAAGGCTATGAACATCGAGAAGAAGCTCAAGGAGCGGGGCAGGCTGGAGACGAGCGTCCGCGAGGGTCTCAGGAAGGCGAAGGAGAAGGAAGAGGCTGAGGAAACCGAAGAATTTGAAGAAACTGAAGAGCCTGAAGAAAAGCCCGAGAAGGAAGAGGAGCTCACAGAGGAGGAGCTTGATGCTGCGGAGAGGGAGATAGAGCCCGTGGGGAAGAAGGAGAAGAAGCCCGAAAAGAAGAAGGGTAAGCAGGCGACGCTGTTTGATTTCCTGAGGAAGTGA
- a CDS encoding replication factor C small subunit: MAEEIREVKVLEKPWVEKYRPQRLDDIVGQEHIVKRLKHYAKTGSMPHLLFAGPPGVGKCLTGDAKVVINGELTTIGELVEKLSNGRFGPTPVKGLTVLGVDEDGKLRELPVEYVYKDRTDELVRIRTRLGRELKVTPYHPLLVNRKDGRIEWVKAEELRPGDRLAVPRFLPAILDEDPLAEWLGYFIGDGHADAQTNAITFTNTDEKLRKRFMELTERLFPDARIKERIHKDRAPNVYVNSRMAKELVESLGLAGRKADRVYIPGQGWKGLRSFLRAYFDCDAGVEKNGIVLSTASREMAEQVSYALAGLGVVAKVRSKVVKGRTYYYVVISGSENISRFLREVGFSVEEKRRKAEALVKKPNPNIGSLYADRELISYVRDRLKLNFYDDKARWSPEKAKRIAWELMKEIYYRLDELEKLEKALSRSILVDWNEVARRRKEIAEKTGIRHDRLLEYIKGKRKPSLRNYLKIAGALGIQLEETIEAMRTFARKYSSYAEIGRLVGTWNSSVRIVLESNTEKIEALEEIRKAELKLLREILNDEKLKRGVAYLIFLAQNELLWDEIIEVEKLKGDFVIYDLHVPDYHNFIGGNLPTVLHNTTAALALARELFGENWRHNFLELNASDERGINVIREKVKEFARTKPIGGASFKIIFLDEADALTQDAQQALRRTMEMFSNNVRFILSCNYSSKIIEPIQSRCAIFRFRPLNDEDIAKRIKYIAEQEGLELTEEGLQAILYVAEGDLRRAINVLQAAAALDKKITDENVFLVASRARPEDVREMMTLALEGNFLKARDKLRDILLKQGLSGEDVLIQMHKEVFNLPIPEDKKVALADKIGEYNFRLVEGANEMIQLEALLAQFTIMGK, encoded by the coding sequence ATGGCCGAGGAGATTAGAGAGGTTAAGGTTCTCGAGAAGCCCTGGGTTGAAAAGTACCGCCCTCAGAGGCTCGATGACATCGTTGGTCAGGAGCACATAGTCAAGAGGCTCAAACACTACGCTAAAACCGGTTCGATGCCCCACCTGCTCTTCGCTGGGCCGCCAGGCGTTGGAAAGTGCCTTACGGGAGACGCCAAGGTCGTAATCAACGGTGAGCTGACCACCATAGGTGAACTCGTCGAGAAGCTGAGCAACGGTAGATTTGGTCCAACCCCAGTCAAGGGCCTAACGGTTCTCGGCGTTGATGAGGATGGAAAACTCAGGGAGTTGCCAGTCGAGTACGTTTACAAGGACAGAACCGATGAGCTCGTCAGGATAAGAACGAGACTCGGCAGGGAGCTCAAGGTAACCCCGTACCACCCGCTCCTCGTGAACAGGAAGGACGGGAGAATAGAGTGGGTCAAGGCCGAGGAGCTCAGGCCCGGAGACAGGTTGGCAGTTCCGCGCTTCCTCCCGGCGATTCTCGATGAGGACCCCCTGGCTGAGTGGCTCGGCTACTTCATCGGCGACGGCCACGCCGACGCCCAAACAAACGCCATAACCTTCACTAACACGGACGAGAAGCTCAGGAAACGTTTCATGGAGCTCACCGAAAGGCTCTTCCCGGACGCGAGAATTAAGGAGAGAATCCACAAGGACCGTGCCCCTAACGTTTACGTGAACTCAAGGATGGCAAAGGAGCTCGTTGAGAGCCTCGGCCTTGCCGGCAGGAAGGCTGATAGGGTTTACATACCCGGGCAGGGCTGGAAGGGTCTGCGCTCCTTCCTCAGGGCCTACTTCGACTGCGACGCGGGCGTTGAGAAGAACGGGATAGTTCTCTCAACCGCGAGCAGGGAGATGGCAGAGCAGGTCTCTTACGCGTTGGCGGGGCTTGGAGTGGTCGCCAAAGTGAGGAGCAAGGTCGTCAAAGGACGCACCTACTACTACGTCGTCATCTCGGGCTCCGAGAACATATCGCGCTTCCTCAGGGAGGTCGGCTTCTCGGTCGAGGAGAAGAGGAGGAAGGCTGAGGCGCTCGTGAAGAAGCCGAACCCCAACATCGGCTCGCTCTACGCTGACAGGGAGCTGATTTCCTACGTCAGGGACAGGCTCAAGCTGAACTTCTACGATGACAAGGCCCGGTGGAGCCCGGAGAAGGCCAAGCGGATAGCCTGGGAGCTTATGAAGGAAATCTACTACCGCCTTGACGAGCTCGAAAAGCTTGAAAAGGCCCTGTCGAGGAGCATCCTCGTAGACTGGAACGAGGTCGCGAGGAGAAGGAAGGAGATAGCTGAGAAGACCGGTATAAGGCATGACAGACTTCTTGAATACATTAAGGGCAAGCGGAAGCCGAGTCTGAGGAACTACCTTAAGATTGCTGGTGCCCTTGGAATTCAGCTGGAAGAAACGATAGAGGCCATGCGCACCTTTGCGAGGAAGTACTCAAGCTATGCCGAGATTGGAAGGCTCGTCGGAACCTGGAACTCAAGTGTGAGGATTGTCCTTGAGAGCAACACCGAGAAGATAGAGGCCCTTGAGGAGATTAGAAAGGCCGAGCTGAAGCTTTTAAGGGAGATACTCAACGACGAAAAGCTCAAGAGGGGTGTCGCTTACCTGATATTCCTCGCCCAGAACGAGCTCCTCTGGGACGAGATAATTGAGGTCGAGAAGCTTAAGGGCGACTTCGTAATCTACGACCTCCATGTGCCCGATTACCACAACTTCATAGGCGGCAACCTTCCGACGGTTCTCCACAACACAACGGCTGCTCTGGCCCTTGCAAGGGAGTTATTTGGCGAAAACTGGCGCCACAACTTCTTAGAGCTCAACGCGAGCGATGAGAGGGGCATAAACGTGATTAGGGAGAAGGTCAAGGAGTTCGCAAGGACGAAGCCGATAGGCGGGGCGAGCTTCAAGATAATCTTCCTCGACGAGGCAGACGCTCTAACGCAGGATGCCCAGCAGGCCTTGAGGAGAACGATGGAGATGTTCTCCAACAACGTTCGCTTTATCCTCAGTTGCAACTACTCCTCAAAGATAATCGAGCCGATACAGTCGAGGTGTGCAATCTTCCGCTTCAGGCCCCTCAACGATGAGGACATAGCGAAGCGCATAAAATACATCGCCGAGCAGGAGGGGCTTGAGCTCACCGAGGAGGGCCTTCAGGCGATTCTCTACGTTGCGGAAGGCGATTTGAGGAGGGCAATCAACGTTCTTCAGGCGGCGGCCGCTCTGGACAAGAAGATAACCGATGAGAACGTCTTCCTCGTTGCCAGCAGGGCCCGTCCCGAGGACGTTCGCGAGATGATGACCCTGGCTCTGGAGGGCAACTTCCTGAAAGCTAGAGACAAGCTCAGGGACATACTCCTCAAGCAGGGCCTCAGCGGTGAGGACGTGCTGATTCAGATGCACAAGGAAGTGTTTAACCTGCCGATTCCCGAGGACAAGAAGGTCGCTCTGGCGGACAAGATAGGCGAGTACAACTTCCGCCTCGTTGAAGGGGCCAACGAGATGATACAGCTCGAGGCGTTGCTCGCTCAGTTCACGATTATGGGTAAGTGA
- a CDS encoding ATP-binding protein — MLTREEIVEVLAPYNLWGGRKWNALPRDEYLLGIERKLSAGAVALIGTRRSGKTTLAGLFLGKAVDEGFPPEGTLYVNLEDPRFSPYLSPEFLEEVFSAYRTYVYDGDNPIVVLDEVQNVPGWEKWVRKVLDLGEARVIVTGSTSSLLRSELSTLLTGRVLPVEVYPLSFGEFLMFRGFSTDIKRLLGKRRKVEALLREYLEFGGFPQVVLTEVEVLKLDLLRELFEGIILRDIAYRHGFRDARAVKIVAELALSRFSSLVSASRLRNELAGILGRKVSPNFVDGVLDAMDEAYLSFRVPILSPKVKDAMRYPKKMYAIDTGIANVVGIRFTENIGRLAENAVARHLRQRFREVYYYRGKGEVDFIVKEGLKVTRAIQVTWDIDESWEREVEGLLEAMDVFGLREGTIVTGWRSCEERFGEKTVKCVPLWRFLVSIL; from the coding sequence GTGCTCACACGGGAGGAAATAGTGGAGGTTTTAGCGCCCTACAACCTCTGGGGCGGTAGAAAATGGAACGCCCTGCCGAGGGACGAATACCTCTTGGGGATTGAGAGAAAACTATCTGCTGGGGCGGTTGCGCTCATAGGAACACGCCGTTCCGGAAAAACCACACTCGCAGGCTTGTTTTTAGGGAAAGCCGTTGATGAGGGTTTTCCGCCCGAGGGGACGCTCTACGTGAACCTTGAAGACCCGCGTTTTTCCCCCTATCTCTCACCAGAGTTCCTTGAGGAGGTGTTCTCTGCCTACAGGACGTACGTTTACGACGGCGATAATCCCATCGTGGTTCTCGACGAGGTTCAGAACGTTCCGGGCTGGGAGAAGTGGGTTAGAAAGGTTCTTGACCTCGGTGAGGCGAGGGTCATAGTTACGGGCTCTACTTCCTCACTCCTTCGCTCCGAGCTCTCAACGCTCCTGACGGGCAGGGTTCTTCCGGTGGAGGTTTACCCGCTCAGTTTTGGGGAGTTCTTGATGTTCAGGGGATTCTCCACCGACATCAAACGCTTACTGGGTAAACGGAGAAAGGTTGAGGCGCTTCTCAGGGAATACCTTGAATTCGGTGGGTTTCCTCAGGTTGTTCTCACGGAGGTTGAGGTTCTCAAGCTTGACCTTCTGAGGGAGCTTTTTGAGGGCATAATCCTGAGGGACATCGCCTATAGGCATGGCTTCCGCGATGCAAGGGCCGTTAAAATCGTCGCCGAGCTGGCGTTGAGCAGGTTTTCCTCTCTGGTGAGTGCCTCACGGCTTAGGAACGAGCTGGCCGGAATACTGGGTAGGAAAGTCTCCCCGAACTTCGTTGATGGTGTTCTTGACGCAATGGATGAAGCTTACTTGAGCTTCCGCGTTCCAATCCTCTCGCCAAAAGTTAAGGACGCGATGCGCTACCCGAAAAAGATGTACGCGATTGACACGGGAATAGCGAACGTCGTGGGAATACGCTTTACCGAGAACATTGGAAGGCTCGCCGAAAACGCCGTCGCGAGGCACCTCCGCCAGCGCTTCCGCGAGGTCTATTATTATCGCGGAAAGGGAGAGGTTGATTTCATCGTTAAGGAGGGTCTCAAGGTAACGCGTGCCATTCAAGTTACCTGGGACATCGATGAGAGCTGGGAGAGAGAAGTTGAAGGCCTTCTGGAGGCTATGGACGTCTTTGGCCTGAGGGAGGGCACAATAGTCACGGGCTGGCGTTCCTGCGAGGAGAGGTTTGGGGAGAAAACGGTGAAGTGCGTCCCGCTGTGGAGGTTTTTGGTTTCTATCCTTTAA
- the taw22 gene encoding tRNA (guanine(37)-N1)/4-demethylwyosine(37)-methyltransferase Taw22, producing the protein MPALRVPRREAEPVKRRLKKLGLYDGKRRPKREDDFVLLPVIEDERIYTLGYEVLSVELPLRPERQIYKNLESVLAERLSGEELRYLRRYDVIGDIAVIQIPPELEHRVGDIVFALRKVHPFLRVIARKGFHEGAFRIRDYSIIWGEKRLETVHKENGVEIKVDLSKAFFNPRMKGERYRLAQLVKDGERILIPFAGVLPYALVIARYRKVKITAVELNREAYELGLENIERNRKRLKGEIEFIHGDAFKVLPELPNYDRVISPTPRGVDALSLTLSKAERWLHYYDFVHENEIEAFRRRILEECQKLGRECSVRVKKVSDFKPHVFKVCADVEIKG; encoded by the coding sequence ATGCCAGCGCTGAGGGTTCCGAGGAGGGAAGCGGAGCCGGTGAAGAGAAGGCTGAAGAAGCTCGGCCTCTACGACGGGAAGAGACGGCCGAAGAGGGAAGATGATTTCGTTCTCTTACCCGTCATCGAGGACGAGAGGATTTACACCCTCGGCTACGAGGTTTTGTCCGTTGAGCTTCCGCTTCGGCCCGAGAGGCAGATATACAAGAACCTCGAAAGTGTTCTGGCGGAGAGACTGAGCGGGGAGGAGCTGAGATACCTCAGGCGCTACGACGTTATAGGTGACATAGCCGTTATTCAAATTCCGCCCGAGCTGGAGCACCGCGTTGGGGACATCGTTTTCGCGTTGAGGAAGGTTCACCCGTTCCTTAGGGTGATAGCGAGGAAGGGCTTCCACGAGGGGGCCTTTCGAATCAGGGACTACTCGATAATCTGGGGCGAGAAGAGACTTGAAACCGTTCATAAGGAGAACGGCGTCGAGATTAAGGTTGATTTGAGCAAAGCCTTCTTCAACCCGAGAATGAAGGGGGAACGCTATCGGCTGGCCCAGTTGGTGAAAGACGGCGAGAGGATTTTAATTCCCTTCGCCGGCGTTCTGCCTTACGCCCTCGTGATAGCGAGGTATAGAAAAGTCAAGATAACGGCCGTCGAGCTGAACAGAGAAGCCTACGAACTCGGGCTGGAGAACATAGAGCGCAACAGGAAGAGGCTGAAGGGCGAGATAGAGTTCATACACGGCGACGCCTTCAAGGTTCTGCCCGAGCTTCCGAACTACGACAGGGTCATTAGTCCGACGCCGAGGGGCGTTGACGCGTTAAGTTTAACGCTTTCAAAGGCCGAGCGCTGGCTTCACTACTACGACTTCGTTCACGAAAACGAGATTGAAGCCTTCAGGCGGAGAATACTCGAGGAATGCCAAAAGCTCGGAAGGGAGTGCTCCGTGAGGGTGAAGAAAGTAAGCGACTTCAAGCCCCACGTGTTTAAGGTCTGCGCGGATGTTGAAATTAAAGGATAG